Proteins from one Anopheles nili chromosome 2, idAnoNiliSN_F5_01, whole genome shotgun sequence genomic window:
- the LOC128731132 gene encoding phagocyte signaling-impaired protein — protein MQLEDLAYERKLRPIWESIEIGNYKKALQDVEKMLKKKPTLQCARALKAWAYQRLGRTEDSAPLIAALEEEQPIEATTLHALTLCYKETHQLEKICTLFSNAVRQVPGSEELLSQLFIAYMRIDDFKSLQSVALQLYKLRPRNSYYFWAVVSVVLQALRGPETDNTQKVQLLLVLAQRMVDKFIAENKLDGAQEAQLYLQILQEQHKYGEAYEFLQGALCQKLYPGAPVYLKIDLLKKLNKWGELNRFLKELLLQEQDRWDYYQDYINSTFELIKAGDKPDGADHTVEMCHEFLCGVIEAQPKKFRGPYLARLELNRRMVEQRYAEDQLFGKMADMLAEYFELFADKPCCALDMKLFLEFVKPAQEKRALASKLMNGLGLSSATLPASKEQMQRHICTLQIARYSGAHAIVSEELLHAIYTSLSLHYEHGYNAYGQGLLVTDMGPSDAYALLAAQIMYERAWRLQRSEPAIEALCLLNHLLANSVNNFHAKLLALQLYNRLGLTQAAHAVYEALDIKHIQLDSLGYLHCAQLANSGFPALAKTTYEYTLYFFLNDNDANSEFPKAVYNFGTFSKLVEIIDFRSKLANSYHFMLVSVETLLLMVVSFGGILPQLLAAYRQTRPKPHEDRIRWDKLHDNRDLTIFVSWDPPEEDSDEQTMLENGNSNETVIPVTSKPVGASLEERREAVRKLSYEQDCDLLRLRSGLSRMIFGLVELYLNRTTIEYTVTEQLLDEWIEVTADIRRKRHTPISGRYLVNLLPSRLHLYLHLPYETVFTHLAHFALGLWKGHGLDQLTDASELCFNDVTAVFEMLKQTIDSYHESVDLLWNWKKTHELVNGCIEMISLMVFMMAVCYDKFLHAPASQTQASVGKKSKKQSTESSAPASNESSKDFVPERERLVLVTKVLRELKQRINEADLVLASWKLPIVQDSLSAAMERMSLNPKCATTVQSAVADDVLTEVKELRKLLKDKLKLMSKAI, from the exons ATGCAGCTCGAGGATTTAGCGTACGAGCGTAAACTACGTCCTATCTGGG AGTCAATTGAAATAGGGAACTACAAAAAGGCCCTGCAGGATGTCGAAAAGATGCTTAAAAAGAAACCTACCTTACAGTGTGCACGGGCGCTAAAAGCCTGGGCATACCAAAGGCTAGGACGAACGGAGGACAGTGCACCCTTGATTGCAGCTCTCGAAGAGGAGCAACCGATCGAAGCGACCACGCTGCACGCCCTGACGCTGTGCTACAAGGAAACGCATCAGTTGGAAAAAATTTGCACGTTGTTCAGCAATGCCGTCCGGCAAGTTCCTGGTAGTGAGGAGTTGCTGTCGCAGCTGTTTATTGCGTACATGCGCATCGATGACTTCAAGTCGCTGCAGTCGGTGGCGTTGCAACTGTACAAGTTACGACCACGTAATTCATACTACTTCTGGGCCGTGGTGAGCGTGGTGCTGCAAGCACTGCGAGGACCCGAAACGGACAACACGCAAAAGGTCCAATTGTTGTTGGTTCTCGCCCAGCGCATGGTGGACAAATTTATCGCAGAAAACAAGCTGGACGGGGCACAGGAAGCGCAGCTGTATCTGCAGATCCTTCAGGAGCAGCACAAGTATGGTGAGGCGTACGAGTTTCTGCAGGGTGCCTTATGCCAGAAACTATATCCCGGCGCGCCAGTTTACCTCAAAATAGACCTCCTTAAAAAACTTAACAAATGGGGCGAACTAAATCGATTCCTTAAAGAATTGTTATTGCAAGA GCAAGACCGTTGGGATTATTATCAAGATTATATTAACTCCACGTTTGAGCTGATCAAAGCCGGCGATAAGCCAGATGGTGCAGATCACACGGTAGAGATGTGTCATGAGTTTTTGTGCGGC GTTATCGAGGCGCAACCAAAAAAGTTTCGTGGTCCATACCTGGCGCGGTTGGAGCTGAATCGTCGCATGGTAGAGCAACGGTACGCAGAAGATCAGTTGTTTGGTAAAATGGCCGATATGCTAGCAGAGTATTTCGAGCTGTTTGCCGACAAGCCGTGCTGCGCGCTTGATATGAAGCTTTTTCTTGAGTTCGTCAAACCAGCGCAGGAGAAGAGGGCTCTTGCTAGCAAACTCATGAACGGACTTGGTCTCAGCTCAGCAACACTGCCAGCTAGT AAGGAACAAATGCAGCGGCACATCTGCACGTTGCAAATAGCACGGTACAGTGGCGCGCACGCCATCGTAAGCGAGGAGCTGCTACACGCAATCTATACCTCTCTCAGTCTGCACTACGAGCACGGGTACAATGCGTATGGGCAAGGGCTGCTCGTGACGGACATGGGACCATCGGACGCGTACGCGCTACTAGCCG CTCAGATTATGTACGAACGTGCATGGCGATTGCAACGCTCTGAGCCAGCCATCGAAGCCTTGTGCCTGCTAAACCACCTGCTCGCGAACAGCGTGAACAACTTCCACGCAAAGCTGCTTGCGTTACAATTGTATAACCGATTAGGTTTAACACAGGCAGCCCACGCCGTATATGAGGCGCTGGACATCAAGCACATTCAGCTAGACTCGCTTGGATATTTGCACTGCGCCCAACTGGCAAACAGTGGGTTTCCGGCGCTTGCAAAAACGACATACGAATATacgctttattttttccttaacGATAACGATGCCAATTCGGAATTTCCGAAGGCAGTGTATAATTTCGGCACGTTCTCGAAGCTTGTGGAAATCATCGATTTTCGAAGCAAGCTCGCCAACAGCTACCACTTTATGCTCGTGTCCGTTGAAACGTTGCTACTGATGGTGGTAAGTTTCGGGGGCATTTTACCGCAGCTGCTGGCGGCGTATCGGCAGACACGCCCTAAACCACACGAAGATCGGATTCGCTGGGACAAACTGCACGATAATCGCGACCTCACAATTTTCGTAAGCTGGGATCCACCGGAGGAAGACAGTGACGAGCAAACCATGCTCGAAAATGGCAACAGCAACGAAACGGTGATCCCGGTTACCTCGAAACCTGTCGGCGCTTCACTCGAGGAACGCCGGGAAGCGGTGCGCAAGCTTAGCTACGAACAGGACTGCGATTTGCTCAGGCTGCGCTCGGGCCTTTCGAGAATGATATTTGGTTTGGTGGAGCTGTACCTTAACCGGACGACAATAGAGTACACTGTGACAGAGCAGCTGCTCGATGAGTGGATCGAGGTAACGGCAGACATTCGTCGCAAACGGCACACCCCAATTAGTGGTCGGTATCTAGTCAACTTGCTGCCTTCGCGGTTGCACCTCTATCTGCACCTACCGTACGAGACTGTTTTTACGCATTTGGCCCACTTTGCCCTTGGTCTGTGGAAGGGCCACGGACTCGATCAGCTAACGGATGCGTCAGAACTCTGCTTTAACGACGTCACGGCCGTGTTTGAAATGCTGAAGCAAACTATCGACAGCTACCACGAGTCAGTTGATTTGCTCTGGAActggaaaaaaacgcacgagcTTGTGAACGGGTGTATTGAG ATGATCTCACTGATGGTTTTTATGATGGCGGTGTGCTACGACAAGTTTCTGCACGCGCCAGCCTCGCAAACACAGGCTAGCGTTGggaagaaatcgaaaaaacaGTCCACTGAAAGCAGTGCACCAGCGTCGAATGAATCCTCGAAGGATTTCGTCCCGGAACGGGAACGTCTCGTGCTTGTGACGAAGGTACTGCGGGAGCTGAAGCAAAGAATCAACGAAGCGGACCTGGTGTTGG CCTCCTGGAAGCTACCCATCGTGCAGGACTCACTTTCGGCGGCCATGGAACGAATGTCTCTGAATCCCAAGTGCGCAACGACCGTGCAGTCGGCGGTTGCAGATGATGTGTTGACGGAAGTTAAAGAGCTACGGAAGCTGCTCAAGGATAAGCTGAAGCTAATGAGTAAAGCGATTTAA